A window of Auraticoccus monumenti contains these coding sequences:
- a CDS encoding sensor histidine kinase: MNVLAALIAFVFAALGASLSTEGIFRPAAVLPGAVLGLVASGALFVSARHPRAATVVAIACAAAACAAGYLPTPLLLAPLIGCLYRLTVLGGPRAATGWTVVAVGAVILGGATSNADPTGGVLLLETVGVALWLLPAVFAGRMTHAERGYLQLVQARAEDAERSREEDLRRRLGEERVRIARDLHDVVAHHLAVAHAQAGTAAHLLGRRPEQVPDLLAGLEGSTSAALRELKATVGLLRNPDDDASAATTPAPGLDQLPDLIAACRAAGMDVSISSDGTPRRLPPLVELTAFRIIQEALTNVTKHAVHPVVEVSLTYDDDTFSADVVNTSAHPAPAGTAGFGLMGMRERALAVGGVVRAGPAGHDRYAVSLTIPLTPWQEDPVPR, from the coding sequence GTGAACGTGCTGGCCGCGCTGATCGCGTTCGTCTTCGCTGCCCTCGGTGCCAGCCTCAGCACCGAGGGCATCTTCCGGCCGGCCGCGGTGCTGCCCGGTGCGGTGCTGGGCCTGGTGGCGAGCGGAGCCCTGTTCGTCTCCGCTCGCCACCCGCGCGCCGCGACGGTCGTCGCGATCGCCTGCGCGGCTGCGGCCTGCGCGGCCGGCTACCTGCCGACGCCGTTGCTGCTGGCCCCGCTGATCGGGTGCCTGTACCGGCTGACGGTTCTCGGCGGCCCCAGGGCGGCCACCGGGTGGACGGTGGTCGCGGTGGGCGCAGTGATCCTGGGCGGGGCGACGAGCAACGCCGACCCGACCGGAGGGGTCCTGCTCCTGGAGACCGTGGGGGTCGCCCTGTGGCTGCTGCCGGCGGTCTTCGCCGGACGGATGACCCACGCCGAACGGGGCTACCTGCAGCTGGTCCAGGCCCGGGCCGAGGACGCCGAACGCAGCCGCGAGGAGGACCTGCGCCGACGGCTGGGCGAGGAGCGGGTGCGCATCGCGCGCGACCTGCACGACGTCGTCGCGCACCATCTCGCCGTCGCCCACGCCCAGGCCGGGACCGCCGCCCATCTGCTGGGGAGGCGTCCTGAGCAGGTACCCGACCTCCTCGCCGGGCTGGAGGGCTCCACGTCGGCCGCGCTGCGAGAGCTCAAGGCGACGGTGGGGCTGCTGCGCAACCCCGACGACGACGCCTCAGCGGCCACCACGCCAGCACCCGGCCTCGACCAGCTCCCGGACCTGATCGCGGCCTGCCGGGCGGCCGGGATGGACGTCAGCATCAGCAGCGACGGGACGCCCCGGCGCCTGCCGCCGCTGGTCGAGCTCACCGCGTTCCGGATCATCCAGGAGGCCCTGACCAACGTCACCAAGCACGCGGTCCACCCGGTCGTCGAGGTCTCCCTGACCTACGACGACGACACCTTCTCCGCGGACGTGGTGAACACCTCGGCCCACCCCGCTCCAGCGGGAACGGCAGGATTCGGGTTGATGGGCATGCGCGAACGGGCGCTCGCCGTCGGTGGGGTGGTCCGGGCCGGCCCGGCCGGCCACGACCGGTACGCGGTCTCCCTCACCATCCCGCTCACCCCCTGGCAGGAAGACCCGGTACCCCGATGA
- a CDS encoding response regulator produces MIQILLADDQALLRSTFCMLIDSCDDMTVVAEAANGEEAVELARLHRPDLVLMDIRMPTLDGLAATQRICSAPELSRTRVLILTTFETDEHVAHALEAGASGFLGKDVTSEGLLAGIRVVVGGEALLSPAATRTLIGRFLSGPGSVGEPPLGSLATLTERERELTALAAHGLSNQEIADRLVVSPLTVRTHIHRAMMKVGARDRAQLVVAAYQQGLVRVR; encoded by the coding sequence ATGATCCAGATCCTCCTCGCCGACGACCAGGCGCTGCTGCGCTCGACGTTCTGCATGCTGATCGACTCCTGCGACGACATGACGGTCGTCGCCGAGGCCGCCAACGGAGAGGAAGCGGTCGAGCTCGCCCGGCTGCACCGGCCGGACCTGGTCCTGATGGACATCCGGATGCCGACCCTCGACGGCCTGGCGGCGACGCAGCGCATCTGCTCCGCGCCGGAGCTGTCGCGCACCCGCGTGCTGATCCTCACCACGTTCGAGACCGACGAGCACGTGGCCCACGCCCTCGAGGCGGGAGCCAGCGGGTTCCTCGGCAAGGACGTCACGTCGGAGGGCCTGCTCGCCGGGATCCGGGTCGTGGTGGGCGGGGAGGCGCTGCTCTCGCCGGCGGCCACCCGCACCCTGATCGGCCGCTTCCTGTCCGGTCCCGGCAGCGTCGGCGAGCCGCCCCTGGGATCGCTGGCGACGCTGACCGAGCGGGAGCGCGAGCTCACCGCCCTCGCTGCTCACGGCCTGTCGAACCAGGAGATCGCCGACCGGCTGGTGGTGAGTCCCCTGACGGTCCGGACGCACATCCACCGGGCCATGATGAAGGTGGGAGCACGCGACCGCGCCCAGCTGGTCGTCGCCGCCTACCAGCAGGGGCTGGTCCGGGTGCGATGA
- a CDS encoding GolD/DthD family dehydrogenase, which produces MLTTPVTDVSSLSVRLDGQVALVTGGASGIGRAIAERFAASGARVAVLDLDQDATRRVADGLPGEALALHCDVTSTDSVRAAVSAAHEQAGPVDVCVNSAGIAALAPAESLSDGQWDATIAVNLSGTYRVCREVGAAMLERGRGKIINLASQAATVALPEHVAYCASKFGVVGLTRVLALEWAGRGVTANTISPTVVLTPLGLQAWDNPRGEAHQAEIPVGRFAAPEEIAAVAAFLASGAADMINGADLVVDGGFTIR; this is translated from the coding sequence ATGCTGACCACACCGGTGACCGACGTCTCCAGCCTCTCGGTCCGCCTCGACGGCCAGGTCGCCCTGGTCACCGGCGGCGCCTCGGGGATCGGCCGGGCCATCGCGGAGCGGTTCGCGGCCTCGGGCGCACGGGTGGCGGTGCTCGACCTCGACCAGGACGCCACCCGGCGCGTGGCCGACGGACTGCCGGGGGAGGCGCTCGCCCTGCACTGCGACGTCACCTCGACCGACTCGGTCCGCGCCGCGGTCTCGGCGGCGCACGAGCAGGCCGGGCCGGTCGACGTCTGCGTGAACTCCGCCGGCATCGCCGCCCTCGCCCCGGCCGAGTCGTTGTCCGACGGCCAGTGGGACGCCACCATCGCGGTCAACCTGAGCGGGACGTACCGGGTCTGCCGCGAGGTCGGCGCCGCGATGCTGGAGCGGGGCCGGGGCAAGATCATCAACCTGGCCTCCCAGGCCGCCACGGTCGCGCTGCCCGAGCACGTGGCCTACTGCGCGTCGAAGTTCGGCGTCGTCGGGCTGACCCGGGTGCTCGCGCTGGAGTGGGCCGGGCGCGGCGTCACCGCCAACACCATCTCCCCGACCGTGGTGCTCACCCCGCTGGGCCTCCAGGCCTGGGACAACCCCAGGGGTGAGGCGCACCAGGCGGAGATCCCGGTCGGCCGGTTCGCCGCCCCGGAGGAGATCGCCGCCGTCGCCGCCTTCCTGGCCAGCGGCGCCGCCGACATGATCAACGGCGCCGACCTCGTCGTCGACGGCGGCTTCACCATCCGCTGA
- a CDS encoding ABC transporter ATP-binding protein, producing the protein MSPPTDGPRPGLEIEHLTLGYGDEAVIHSLDLVIPAGQVTAIVGPNACGKSTLLRSMSRLLTPRTGHVLLEGQAVHTIPAKQLARRLGVLPQSPIAPEGITVGDLVGRGRHPHQRTFARWSAADDLAVAAALEATDTVELVDRPVDELSGGQRQRVWIAMALAQQTEVLLLDEPTTFLDVSHQVEVLDLLTDLNRTQGTTIVMVLHDLNLAARYADHLIALSEGRLYACGSPEEVLQPSLVQDVFGMPSTVMPCPVSGKPLMVPIGRHHATQPV; encoded by the coding sequence GTGAGCCCCCCGACCGACGGCCCCAGGCCCGGTCTGGAGATCGAGCACCTCACCCTCGGCTACGGCGACGAGGCGGTCATCCACTCCCTCGACCTCGTCATCCCGGCCGGTCAGGTGACGGCCATCGTCGGCCCGAACGCCTGCGGGAAGTCGACGCTGCTGCGCTCGATGTCGCGGCTGCTCACCCCGCGCACCGGCCACGTGCTGCTCGAGGGGCAGGCCGTGCACACCATCCCGGCCAAGCAGCTGGCCCGCCGGCTCGGCGTGCTGCCGCAGTCCCCGATCGCGCCCGAGGGGATCACCGTGGGGGACCTGGTCGGCCGGGGCCGGCACCCGCACCAGCGCACCTTCGCCCGCTGGAGCGCCGCGGACGACCTCGCCGTCGCCGCCGCGCTGGAGGCCACCGACACCGTCGAGCTGGTGGACCGCCCCGTCGACGAGCTCTCCGGCGGGCAGCGGCAGCGGGTCTGGATCGCCATGGCCCTGGCCCAGCAGACCGAGGTGCTGCTGCTGGACGAGCCGACCACCTTCCTCGACGTCAGCCACCAGGTCGAGGTGCTGGACCTGCTGACCGACCTGAACCGCACCCAGGGCACCACGATCGTGATGGTGCTGCACGACCTGAACCTGGCCGCCCGGTACGCCGACCACCTGATCGCGCTGTCGGAGGGCCGGCTCTACGCCTGTGGCAGCCCGGAGGAGGTGCTGCAGCCGTCGCTGGTGCAGGACGTCTTCGGCATGCCGAGCACGGTGATGCCCTGCCCGGTCTCGGGCAAGCCGCTGATGGTGCCGATCGGGCGCCACCACGCCACCCAGCCCGTCTGA
- a CDS encoding FecCD family ABC transporter permease — translation MSVLDTTSSTTEAADVTVARVRAGRRSRSSRRRVVVAVLAALVLVAFALSLVLGPTVYSPLEVLRVLLGEDVQGASFTVGRLRLPRASLAVLVGLSFGLAGVTFQTLLRNPLASPDIIGVTEGASAAAAVAIVSFGLSGVRVSVLAVAAGLGVALAIYLLAYRRGRVAGTRLVLIGIGAAYMMQAVVAWQLERATNVEIAGALRWLTGSLNGARWTDALPVLITLVALGTVILVQDRDLAASRLGDDAASSLGVRVERMRLLTLVAAVGVICVATAACGPVAFLAFLSGPIAARVVGPHGSLLVPAALVGALLTLIADFGGQYAFGTRLPVGVVTGILGAPYLLYLIVRVNRAGGTL, via the coding sequence GTGAGCGTCCTCGACACCACCTCCAGCACCACCGAGGCCGCGGACGTCACCGTCGCGCGGGTCCGCGCCGGCCGACGCAGCCGCAGCAGCAGGCGTCGGGTCGTCGTCGCCGTGCTGGCCGCGCTGGTGCTGGTGGCCTTCGCCCTCAGCCTCGTGCTCGGGCCCACCGTCTACAGCCCGCTGGAGGTGCTGCGGGTGCTCCTCGGCGAGGACGTCCAGGGCGCGTCCTTCACCGTGGGCCGGCTCCGTCTCCCCCGCGCCAGCCTGGCCGTGCTGGTCGGGCTGAGCTTCGGCCTGGCCGGCGTCACCTTCCAGACCCTGCTCCGCAACCCGCTGGCCAGCCCCGACATCATCGGCGTCACCGAGGGGGCCAGCGCCGCGGCGGCCGTGGCCATCGTCTCCTTCGGGCTCAGCGGCGTCCGCGTCTCCGTGTTGGCCGTGGCGGCCGGGCTGGGCGTCGCACTGGCCATCTACCTGCTGGCCTACCGGCGCGGCCGGGTGGCGGGCACCCGGCTGGTGCTGATCGGCATCGGGGCGGCCTACATGATGCAGGCCGTGGTCGCCTGGCAGCTCGAGCGGGCCACCAACGTCGAGATCGCCGGGGCGCTGCGCTGGCTCACCGGCAGCCTCAACGGCGCCCGCTGGACCGACGCCCTGCCGGTCCTGATCACGCTGGTGGCGCTGGGCACCGTCATCCTCGTGCAGGACCGCGACCTGGCCGCCTCCCGGCTCGGTGACGACGCCGCGTCCTCCCTCGGGGTGCGGGTGGAGCGGATGCGTCTGCTCACCCTGGTCGCCGCCGTCGGCGTCATCTGCGTGGCCACCGCCGCCTGCGGCCCGGTCGCCTTCCTGGCCTTCCTCTCCGGCCCCATCGCCGCCCGGGTGGTCGGCCCGCACGGGTCGCTGCTGGTGCCGGCGGCGCTGGTGGGCGCCCTGCTCACCCTGATCGCGGACTTCGGCGGCCAGTACGCTTTCGGCACCCGGCTCCCCGTCGGTGTGGTGACCGGCATCCTCGGCGCGCCCTACCTGCTCTACCTCATCGTCCGCGTCAACCGAGCCGGAGGCACCCTGTGA